The Saccharomyces mikatae IFO 1815 strain IFO1815 genome assembly, chromosome: 15 DNA window GGTACCGACTAATATGCAAAGCCAAGATGTTGGTGGTTTCTGGTTTGCTCTGTTGGGTGGCGTTTCATAGTCTGTCATCGCCACGCTAGCAGACGAAGGTGCGCTTAACTTGTCATTAGGATATAACTTAAAGATCTGGCTTCCGGGAGCCTTCTCTTAAGCAGAGAACTGTTGCTTAAGCGACAGTCGGCACCACAAATCAGACATCctttatttcctttcttttgataACTTCTTTTGTCTTGCGCAACCAATGCGTCGGATACTAAAGAGGAAGAGCCCGATGAAGTCTTTAATTTACAAAATCTAATGACTTGTGATAGTTGAAGAGACTTGGAGTCACCGAACTTCTCGtgaaaagattcttttAGTTGAGGTAGGAAAGCCATCAATAGCAATGCAATATTTGTATCACgttgtttctttctgtCCTGTTCCTCACTGCTGTCTTCCAGCATTGTGAAAAGAGTTTTCAAATAGAAAACGATTTTATCTACAGACTTAGAAGATATATTTGGTAAATCCTCTATAAGAGTAAGCCTGGATCCAATAGTGACTTCATTatagttttctttgaagtaCGAAAAGATGTCATAAGCAGAGACCCTTCCAGGTGAATCATCACATATCCAGTTCATTTCGTATGCAGCTTCACCAACAATAGTTTTCTCATAAAGCTTGACCAGGAAACTATTGAATATGGTCTTGACAAAACTTTCATCATTCGCACTGAGATTGTAATCCATTTTCATTGAGTGGATATCTCCGGTATGCACTAATTCGCTCATATATTCATCAGCATATTCAGCAGCTGTCTCGACACCGTACAGCCATTGCCTATACTTGTTAGGACCAGATAGATTGATTTTAGTCTCAGAAGTGTTGCTTTCAGAGCTCATAGACTGTTGACGTGGGGCATTGCGATCTAGCTTATTAGTCATATATCTATGAttaaatcatcatcatgtGATCTGCAGTATGCTTATCTACACTACCAAGGGATGACCCGTCTTGCATGTCAAAATCGAAAAAGATATACGGGCCTCAAAAGGTCCTCCTTCGCACTGCTCAGCTCTACGTGTACCAGGTTCTAAGCCAGTTTCTAAGCCCTGaattatagaattataAAACGGCTGGAAGTAGCAGAGGCAGACTCCAATCTGTTTCCTGGTGTAAACCCAAAGTTCAAAATACATCTGACCCTGCTTTTTGTATCAGCTCAGAGTTCCCTGATGGCCGAATCTAAATCGAGACCCCAAGGATATGAAGAGCTCTTCGAAACAGAGCCCATTGTTCTTCCGAGGGATACATACCTCAACTggttttcttatttcttcaaacaGCATATCCaacttttctatttcatgTTCTTTCATAGCGTTGTGGTCATCGTATTCGGCTATATAACATTCCATTTTGAGGATGATTTGGTGGTTTTTTTAGCTTGTTTTTTCATGGTGCTAGGATTTGGtcttttattcttctaCATACCTTTATGCTTGGATATGGGTGGGCCAAAATACGTATTGGATGGTCTTGATTTTAACTGTAAGATGAATTTATTAGTGCAAGTAATAGAACATAAGCCCAGTATCAGCATAGACACATGGAACCGAATCGCATATAACATGAACCAGTATGCATACGAACATCATCTATTTCCAGAAAACTCACTTTTTTACGACGGTAGTTCATGCTATAAGGTCTTCAGAGAATTGGCCATCGTTCCATGCGCTGATAGAAGCTCTAACGGGGATAATGCCAATATCAAtcagaaaatgaaaagtgaTACAGATACTTCAAAAACTAATAAGGGCTATTCTAATAAAAACTTCGAATTGCAATCCTACATTGCAAAAGCGTTGGCTGTTTACAAAGAATCGGTCAACAATTACTGGGCAGAGAAATACCCAGAGGTCACGATTTAGGTCCAACGATGCTTTTTGGCCTTGTTTTAGATTATtctatataaaataattgGATGCGGTTCTTTTTAAAATTCTCGATCTACAAAAATTTCAGTATTTATGGTGTATGTGTGGGGTCTTGTTTGTCGCGCCCCAGAAATGGAAATAAGTCATGCAACTGAATTCTTCAAGGATAGGCAAACATACACAAGTAATGTCCAAAAATCTCACAGTTGGTTATGTCTCATCGAGCAAATCACCTCATCTATATCTTAATCAACCCATTTCGATGTTACTTTGGTTGATTTTCGCTGACTAGACACATGTAGCACTACTAGTTAAGTTTTATCATAGTTAAAGCTCTTTATAGTCATTATAATCAATAGTACAATTTCATCTTGAATAATTGAGAGCCGTTCGAATAATGGCAGGTAACATGAGTACATGTGGGattttaaagttttcttccatAGACTGTTAAAGGTGGTGTAATCAGCAgattattaatattgtGCCCATGATATGGCtcgtttttctttataaaGCATTCTGTTTGTTCATTATAATACGAAAGCTATCAAATTACATAGTTATAATCAAGGGCTACATAACAAGCAGCTCAAAAACCCCAATATGATAACATctattgataatatactactTGGATGGTTTATTCAAAGAtactaaagaaaagaaaaggctGCATAAATTAACAAAGGAATAGCTTAATCACAAAGCAGCAAgttgttgaaaaagagtCAGTGACGCCGCCGATTCTTTTTAGAACACGCCTTTATCATTCGTTGACAATGCAGTAAGATAttaaggttttttttttgagcaTTCAATCATTGTATCTATTAAGGAAAGAACTCCTCAAAACTACTCCATCCGTGAATATTTGCATCGAAAAAATTACCTGATGGTCCTAATATATCATCGATGAAATTTTCCGGGAACTCCAGCAGAGGATCCTCTAAATTATGGAATATTGTGGTTAAATTATTCTCAGACGCGTTTTCTTCTGCCTCGAGCTCCTCGTCGATGTATTGTATCGCCTTACCaaaagttcttcttcctaTCTTCTCCATTGATATAATAATGGAAAAGTAATAGGAATTCTGCCAAACTTCAGCAAGAGGCTTTAGGTTTTCTTGGTGAATACGGTCGAACATATTTaccatttctttgaatacaATCTTCAGTGAAATGCATTTGTCATATGGGCCTTCAATATCCCCAGGACATATAGCCTGATTTTTTGTGAATATATTCTTCCGCATGAATAATTTGAGATTTTTATCCTCCATGGACTGCAGAAATATGGTGTAGATCTGAATCAATGATCGAAAAGCATTCAtgtaaacaagaaataatgCGTTGATCAAATGGGTCCACTTTTTGGGGAAACAAGCTGAATCAGAAGATACGTTATTATTATCCAATTTTAAATAGCCTTCAAGCACTTTGAAGCACAAATGTAATGAGTTTAATGGGGCCAGCACACTGGAATTCAACATTATTGTATTATAACCCTGATGCGTCAAAGTATAAAGATTGGATAAGCTTGCTATCATAAGGAGTGTTGTATGCCATAGCTGTAGCTCTGTAAACTCATTCCCATCTAAGTTAGATGTATTCAAGTAAAAATACAACGGCTTGAACACCTTCttggtgaaatttttcaagtcttCAATAATAAATGGGATGTTAGGCGATATATCACGGGCATGAATTTGTTTCATAATACTTCTTAGTTTCAATGTTGTTTTATAAAGAAGGATATCTCTTGGTGAAGAATAATTCTCTAAACGAACCTTGTCTACAAAGTCATCGTTGATGCGCATTGGAATGCCTGTAGAAAGCGAAATTTTGACGTCTGTGAATAATATCCATAACCATAGCCTCTCCAAATAAGTGATTTCCTCAATTGGATGATTCTCATTCATGAATAGATGACGAAGATCTTCATTTAGACCCATATGGATAGCAGTGTCGACTGTCAGTCCATGAATAAATATGCAGTGTGATTGATCACCACCGTCAAGACCTGCCACGTTTATATACAAGTAAcgtaaaaataaaaattgtGCACGTTCAATGTAAAAAACCTTAGCCGAAATAAACGACGTTAAAATTCTATGAAAGATTTCGATAGCCTCTGGCACTTTCTTCGGATGGGATGCTAAGCACAAAATCGCCGTCATTACACCCACTTTGTAGTAATTCTTTTTACTGTCTAGGCTCAAAGCAATTATTTCATGGCAGCCTGTTTTATGATCTTTTGGGCCTTGAATAAAACAATCTTGCAGGTCTTTTAATACTCTTTCCTCGTGAACAATCTGGTAACTGTGGTAAAAATGGCtagcaaaaaaatcaattagACATTGACGCAAAACCTCATAGGTTGGCAGCGATTTGCACACGGATTCAATAACACTCGATGAATCTGTATGCGATGGGGCCGTTTCAATGTAACTAATTTCTGAAAGTGTTGAGTAATGATGTTCTCTTTTCCAGGTGTTACGACTGACCTTTAGAACTTTCCATATTTCCTCCCTATATTTGGCAAAAGTGTCTTTTTGGTTCGCTAATATTGCTCGATACGACGTCGGCCCATAAATAATGTGTCTATCGTGTTTCGAAGATAGATACCTTATGTTGTAAAGAGGATTCTGTCCTCGATGAATTTCAGACTCGGCGTGTTTTTCTATCTGTGACTCAAGCTCTTCAATACGACGGGCCATTTCAAACTTTGAGCATCTTCTGTATTTCGCTCTCAGTTGATTCTCTTTCGCGGAAGAGTTATCTTCATAATTGCATGATTTCTGGTGTCTAGAAGAGCAACTCCCACATGAAGGCCTTCCTCTATCACATTTCAGCTTTCTTAACCTGCAAAACAGACATGACTTTGCAGGCTTTTTTCTAGTTTGTCTACCACCATTGTTTCCTCGATTGAGTTCctgtttcttcattttttatcgTTAATAAAAAGCATATAATTGCAGGATCATTACTACTTAAAACGCCCCGTTTTATATAGTATGAGCACTGGAAGACTGGAATGTAATTAACTGCTGTGCAACATTTGGTTAATTACGGCATATTTATTAGGAGGTTTCGAATTGCTGGTTGAATTCAAACTTTCAATGCACACCCTCAATCCCATATTTCATGATTCTCCGTTTTGTTGCTATTCCCGCTTAGCCTGCAAGCGACACATGAAAGACAATTATTTATGATGCTTTTGAAGTTAAGATACATCTTCCAATCACGGGATTAAGAGGATAATATAACGAGTCGTTTTCcattttgttattattcCCACTCTCCGAGTGTAGACCATTGTCTAAGGacttatttatatataagGATGCTCTCTGGTTTTCAAATCAGCATCATTTAGGTGCTATGAAACTATACATTTAGTGCTAAAGCATAAGGATCCCTCCACGTCTCATAATTCGATCATGCCAGTACTAAATGAAGATGGTCTAAATGATATTGATTTCGAAGACAAACCCCAATCaaatgataaaagaaatattgataCAGATACTTCAACTCCTATTGAAGTCCCTGATGGAGGATATGGATGGCTTATTCTTCTGGCGTTTGTTCTGTATAACTTCTCTACTTGGGGAGCAAATTCTGGTTACGCCATTTATCTAGCTCATTACCTAGAAAATAATACATTTTCTGGTGGAGGTAAACTGGACTATGCAACTATAGGTGGGCTGGCATTCAGTTGTGggcttttttttgctcCGGTTATAACATGGCTTTATCATATATTTACAATTCGATTCATTATAGGATTGGGAATATTATTTCAAGGGGCAGCCCTTCTGCTAGCTGCTTTTTCGGTGACGCTCTGGGAGATTTATCTTACACAGGGTGTTTTGATCGCATTTGGTCTagcttttatttttataccCAGTGTCACACTTATTCCACTATGgtttagaaagaaaagatctttAGCATCAGGTATAGGAACTGCTGGAAGTGGGTTGGGTGGTATTGTCTTTAACTTAGGAATGCAAAGTATTTTAGAAAAGAGAGGTGTTAAATGGGCACTTATAGCACAATGCATAATATGCACATCACTTAGCACTATCGCGCTTATGCTGACTAGAACAAGATCGCAGGGCTCAGTCCAGCACAAAATACAAAAGTTCGACTTGCTAGATTGGGATGTGCTCTCAAACTTTGGGGTTTGGTTGCTTTTTGGATTTGTATCGTTTGCTATGTTAGGCTATGTTGTCCTTTTATATTCGTTATCAGACTTTACTGTTAGTCTAGGATATACCAGCAGGCAAGGTTCATACGTATCATGTATGGTGAGCGTAGGCTCTTTGATAGGAAGGCCAATTGTTGGCCATATTGCTGATAAGTATGGCCCATTGACTGTTAGTGTGATATTACACTTTTTAATGGCTATTCTTTGTTGGGCTATGTGGTTGCCTTGTAGGAATTTGGCTACTGCAATAGCTTTTGGATTATTAGTCGGTTCTATTATGGGAACCATTTGGCCAACAATCGCTTCAATTGTTGCACGCATTGTTGGTCTTGAAAAACTCGCTGCTGCTTTTGGTATGACCTGGATTTTTATTGCAGCTTTTGCTTTAGTTGCACCAATAATTGGTCTAGAGCTTCGTGTGGTCAATACAAATGGAAACGATTATTATCGTACAGCAATCTTTGTTGGCTTTGCGTACTTCGGTGCGAGTTTATGCCAATGGCTATTGAGAGGATTTATAATAGCTCGAGATGAGATTGCTGTACGTGGCGGTTATTTAGCTGATCAGAACGAATTACATTTAAACGTTAAAATATCACATATGGGTATATGTCTTTTTCGTTACAAGCAATTGCCCAGGAGGGTCTAGGGATTTTATTCCTCAATCTGGTTCTTAAGAAGGATATACCCGCATTACTACATTTTTCATATCTACTCTTATCTAACAACAATGTTTTACCATATTCACCGATGAAACAATTTGTCCTCCAAGTTAAATTTTACCAATCTTCAGTCGATTAAAAGCTAGACACAACTTATCCAGTAAGAACATAATGGAgaggaaaatttttttatgttcaaTTATAACTTAGTTTATTTTAGATTTGAGAATATATGTGTGTATACAATTTCTATCTAAGAGTTGCCGTGTAATATATTATGAATAAAATACTTCCCGCCTTCCTTGATTCTTTTCTCCCTAAAAAGATTAATTGATAGATAGTTACACCACTTATATATAGTATTTCACAATGAAAGGCGTTTCCATTATATTGGCTACTCTCTCTGCAAAGATAAGCTTCTAATAGTTTGCATTTTTGCAATTACAACTTGTCACTATTCCGAATATTTCGTTTTATGCGCCCCTCGCCCGCCTTGGCAGGATTGAAAGTTAGCTATTTAACCCAGCTGCCAGAAGTTGCAACTCCAAATGACAGGTACCTCAACTGCCATCTCATCGCCAAAATGAAAGATACTGATATTGAAGACGTGAAGAGCATGGGGTTATTATCTCCCAAACATCTCGAATCCCAGGAGACTGTCCTACCTCAAGAtatttttagaaataaaTTCACCTGGTACTCGTATGAGATCTATAAGTCCTTAGCATTTCGTATCTGGCTGCTATTATGGTTGCCAATTAGTGTTTGGTGGAAAATGTCCAAAAATTGGGCTTATCCGTTTGTAGCTTcgatttttctgtttctagGGTTAGCGTTTTTACCCTGTAGTCATTTGCTGTTTCGTAAACGTGCCTTATCAAAACAACTTACcgaattttccaaaataatTACCAGAAATGCACCAGGTACGAACGCTGATGATTGGAAAAATGTTGCAGCAAGTTTGAATTCATACTTGTATGAGAGCAAAGCTTGGAATACCAggcactttttttttgatgccTGGGACTGTCAAGAAGCATTCAGAAGAAACATTCTTGAACCGttctttttgcaaaaagatgaagctGCAAGGATTAAGTCATTCAAGGAATCCGTTCCTTATATCGAAGAGGCCGTGCAGACTTATTTTGCGGAAGTTGACAAACGGTGGAAGTTGTTTAATAGTGAGAAATCATGGAGCCCCGTTAACTTGGAAAACGCTCAGCTTCCCAAGGAAACTCATCGGTTTAAGCTTACTTGGTTTTTAAAGAGGATTTTCAATCCGCTATGCTTACCGCTCTtcctttcattttttcaaaatgtcTACACTTCAAGAAATGATGCCCCTGTACCACGTTTCTTATCTCTTGTGGTGCTGTCTCTTATCATAGTAAGGCTTTTCCAAAGTATGagaattttccttctttccACAAAAATGGAGCACAAGATTCAGTTCTTGTCAACTATTATAAATGAGCAAGAAAGTGGTGCAAATGGATGGGACGAAattgcaaagaaaatgaatggGTACTTgtttgagaaaaaagtcTGGAAAAACGAAgagtttttcttcgatGGAATTGACTGTGAACGGTTTT harbors:
- the SMKI15G0030 gene encoding Zn(II)2Cys6 transcription factor codes for the protein MKKQELNRGNNGGRQTRKKPAKSCLFCRLRKLKCDRGRPSCGSCSSRHQKSCNYEDNSSAKENQLRAKYRRCSKFEMARRIEELESQIEKHAESEIHRGQNPLYNIRYLSSKHDRHIIYGPTSYRAILANQKDTFAKYREEIWKVLKVSRNTWKREHHYSTLSEISYIETAPSHTDSSSVIESVCKSLPTYEVLRQCLIDFFASHFYHSYQIVHEERVLKDLQDCFIQGPKDHKTGCHEIIALSLDSKKNYYKVGVMTAILCLASHPKKVPEAIEIFHRILTSFISAKVFYIERAQFLFLRYLYINVAGLDGGDQSHCIFIHGLTVDTAIHMGLNEDLRHLFMNENHPIEEITYLERLWLWILFTDVKISLSTGIPMRINDDFVDKVRLENYSSPRDILLYKTTLKLRSIMKQIHARDISPNIPFIIEDLKNFTKKVFKPLYFYLNTSNLDGNEFTELQLWHTTLLMIASLSNLYTLTHQGYNTIMLNSSVLAPLNSLHLCFKVLEGYLKLDNNNVSSDSACFPKKWTHLINALFLVYMNAFRSLIQIYTIFLQSMEDKNLKLFMRKNIFTKNQAICPGDIEGPYDKCISLKIVFKEMVNMFDRIHQENLKPLAEVWQNSYYFSIIISMEKIGRRTFGKAIQYIDEELEAEENASENNLTTIFHNLEDPLLEFPENFIDDILGPSGNFFDANIHGWSSFEEFFP
- the SMKI15G0020 gene encoding uncharacterized protein; its protein translation is MAESKSRPQGYEELFETEPIVLPRDTYLNWFSYFFKQHIQLFYFMFFHSVVVIVFGYITFHFEDDLVVFLACFFMVLGFGLLFFYIPLCLDMGGPKYVLDGLDFNCKMNLLVQVIEHKPSISIDTWNRIAYNMNQYAYEHHLFPENSLFYDGSSCYKVFRELAIVPCADRSSNGDNANINQKMKSDTDTSKTNKGYSNKNFELQSYIAKALAVYKESVNNYWAEKYPEVTI
- the SMKI15G0040 gene encoding MCT family MFS transporter, whose protein sequence is MPVLNEDGLNDIDFEDKPQSNDKRNIDTDTSTPIEVPDGGYGWLILLAFVLYNFSTWGANSGYAIYLAHYLENNTFSGGGKLDYATIGGLAFSCGLFFAPVITWLYHIFTIRFIIGLGILFQGAALLLAAFSVTLWEIYLTQGVLIAFGLAFIFIPSVTLIPLWFRKKRSLASGIGTAGSGLGGIVFNLGMQSILEKRGVKWALIAQCIICTSLSTIALMLTRTRSQGSVQHKIQKFDLLDWDVLSNFGVWLLFGFVSFAMLGYVVLLYSLSDFTVSLGYTSRQGSYVSCMVSVGSLIGRPIVGHIADKYGPLTVSVILHFLMAILCWAMWLPCRNLATAIAFGLLVGSIMGTIWPTIASIVARIVGLEKLAAAFGMTWIFIAAFALVAPIIGLELRVVNTNGNDYYRTAIFVGFAYFGASLCQWLLRGFIIARDEIAVRGGYLADQNELHLNVKISHMGICLFRYKQLPRRV
- the SMKI15G0050 gene encoding DUP/COS family protein; translation: MKDTDIEDVKSMGLLSPKHLESQETVLPQDIFRNKFTWYSYEIYKSLAFRIWLLLWLPISVWWKMSKNWAYPFVASIFLFLGLAFLPCSHLLFRKRALSKQLTEFSKIITRNAPGTNADDWKNVAASLNSYLYESKAWNTRHFFFDAWDCQEAFRRNILEPFFLQKDEAARIKSFKESVPYIEEAVQTYFAEVDKRWKLFNSEKSWSPVNLENAQLPKETHRFKLTWFLKRIFNPLCLPLFLSFFQNVYTSRNDAPVPRFLSLVVLSLIIVRLFQSMRIFLLSTKMEHKIQFLSTIINEQESGANGWDEIAKKMNGYLFEKKVWKNEEFFFDGIDCERFFNHFFYRLLSARKSLWYLPLNVELWPYIKEAQLCRREGLLV
- the SMKI15G0010 gene encoding uncharacterized protein, which codes for MTNKLDRNAPRQQSMSSESNTSETKINLSGPNKYRQWLYGVETAAEYADEYMSELVHTGDIHSMKMDYNLSANDESFVKTIFNSFLVKLYEKTIVGEAAYEMNWICDDSPGRVSAYDIFSYFKENYNEVTIGSRLTLIEDLPNISSKSVDKIVFYLKTLFTMLEDSSEEQDRKKQRDTNIALLLMAFLPQLKESFHEKFGDSKSLQLSQVIRFCKLKTSSGSSSLVSDALVAQDKRSYQKKGNKGCLICGADCRLSNSSLLKRRLPEARSLSYILMTS